TCGATGCGGCGCATGCCGCGGCCGCCGCCGCCGGCGATTGCCTTGATCAGCACGGGGTAGCCGAGTTCGTAGGCCTTCTCCTTCAGGAATTTTGGGTTCTGGTTGTCGCCGTGATAGCCGGGAACCACCGGTGCGCCGGCCTTCTGCATCAGCGCCTTGGCGGAGCTCTTGAGCCCCATCGCGCGCATCGCGGCCGGCGGCGGCCCGACGAAGACGACGCCCGCGGCCGCACAAACTTCGGCGAAGTCCGCGTTCTCGCTGAGGAAGCCGTAGCCGGGATGCAGGCATTGCGCGCCCGCCGCCACCGCTGTCGCGACGATTTCCTCGCCGTCGAGATAGCCAGTTGCGCCCTCGCCGATTTCGATCGCCTCGTCGGCGAGTCGCGTGAACAGCGCGCCGCGGTCGGCGGGCGTGTGCAGCGCGATCGCGCGGATGCCGAGTCGGCGCGCGGTCCGGATGACGCGGCAGGCGATTTCGCCGCGATTGGCGATCAGGACATTGGCGAACATGGCGGCTCCCTGGCGGGCGGCAGGATAGCCCGACTGGCGCCTGGGGGCCAGCGGCCCGGATCGCTCGACAATCCCTTGCCGTTCTCAGGCGACTCCGCGTAGCCCGTGGAGGGCGCTTTCGTTAGCCGGATCAGTTCGCCCCGGCGCCCAAGTTGTGGAGGGCGCCGATTTCAGTTCTGCATCTGGCGATTTCAAAGCGTTAGGCGCCTTTTTCGTAAGAGGGGCAAAACTCCGGGCGAACGTGGGTTTAGCGTTGGGTTGTTGGTGCGGCGGATAGAAATTTCCGGGAGGGGGATTCCCGAATCGGCGATTGTCTGAATCTATAGGAGAATGCCGCCGCCGCCGGACATCGACGCGCTTTCGCCTGCCGATCTGAAAAGCTTGGTGTTGGAGCTTTTGGACGAGCGCGCGGAACTTCGCCGAACGATCGGGGCGCTACGCGACGAGATCGCGCGGCTGAAGGGCGGCCCTGGGCGGCCGGACATCAAGGCGAGCGTCAAACCGGACATCCAGCCGAGCGGCATGGAAAAGGCGAGCGAGGCGGCGCCGGCGAGCCCGTCTGGCGAGCGCCAGCGGCGCGGCCCCACGCGGACGAAGCTGATGATCCATGACGAGCGCAAGCTCGGGGCCAATGCTCCGTCCGGCTCGCGTTTCAAAGGCTATGCGAGCTTTCTGGTTCAGGATCTGGTGATCCGCCCGCTCGTCACCAACTTCTTGAGGGAATGCTGGCGGACCCCGGACGGCAAGACGCTGACAGCGCCTTTGCCGGCGGGCGTCGACGGTCATTTCGGACCTGAACTGCGCCGCTTCGTGCTCGCCCAATATCATCAAGGACAAGTCACGGCGGCGCGACTGGTCACGTTGCTGAAAGGGATCGGCATCCTGATCTCCAAGCGACAGGTCGTTCGTCTGCTGATCGCCGGCAAGCAGAGTTTCATAGACGAGGCCCGCGCCGTGTTGCGGGCCGGCTTGACCCACGCGGCGTGGATTACAGTCGACGACACCGGGGCGCGTCACAAAGGCAAGAATGGCTTCTGCACCCAGATCGGCAACGCCCATTTCACCTATTTTGCGACCACGGGCTCGAAGAGCCGCCTCAACTTCCTCGAAGTGTTGCGGGCGGGACATGACGATTACGTCGTCAACGAACAGGCCCTGGCTTACATGCGCGACCGCGCGCTCGCCGGACCCGTCGTCGCCCGCCTCAGCGAGCATCCCGATCGCGTCTTCGCCGACCGCGCGGCCTGGAACGTTCATCTGGACCAACTCGGCGTCTCGGCTCTGAAGGTCAGCCCCGATCCCGTGACGATCGCCACCGAAGGCGCTCTGTGGGGCAGCGTCAGGGCCCATGGTTTCCTCGCCAATGCCGTGATCGTCAGCGACGACGCCGGCCAATTCAACGTCGGCCCGCACGGCCTGTGTTGGGTCCATGGCGAACGCCTGGTTCACAAACTCGATACGTTCACCGAGGCGCAACGCGCCGCGCAGCAGCGCATCCGCGGCCTGATCTGGCTGTTCTACCGCAATCTGAAGGCTTGGCGCCGCCATCCTTCTCCGCCGCGCAAGGCTGTCTTGTCGGCCCGGTTCGATCGCATCTTCAGTCACAGAAGCGGATTCGCCAAGCTCGACCGCTTGCTGGGGCGCCAGCGCGCCAACAAAAACGAATTGCTGATGGTGCTCGAGAGGCCCGATATCCCGTTGCACACCAACGGCTCCGAGAACGACGTCCGTTGCCAGGTCGAAAAACGCAAGATCAGCGGCGGAACCCGAAGCGACGCCGGCCGCGACGGCCGTGACGCCTTCCTCGGGCTCCTGAAGACCTGCGCCAAGAACGGCATCCTCTTCTGGGACTATCTGGGGGCGCGCCTCAAAGTCCCAGGTTGCCGGGACATTCCCAACCTCGCGCAAATCGTCGCCGCGCTCGCGCCCAGGCCCCCCTGAGAGCCCAGCACTTTCGCCCCCTCACCGCGACTTGCCGCTATGCCCGTCTCCGGCTCGTCAAACCTCGCGCCAGGAACCGACCCC
This genomic stretch from Polyangia bacterium harbors:
- a CDS encoding transposase; the encoded protein is MPPPPDIDALSPADLKSLVLELLDERAELRRTIGALRDEIARLKGGPGRPDIKASVKPDIQPSGMEKASEAAPASPSGERQRRGPTRTKLMIHDERKLGANAPSGSRFKGYASFLVQDLVIRPLVTNFLRECWRTPDGKTLTAPLPAGVDGHFGPELRRFVLAQYHQGQVTAARLVTLLKGIGILISKRQVVRLLIAGKQSFIDEARAVLRAGLTHAAWITVDDTGARHKGKNGFCTQIGNAHFTYFATTGSKSRLNFLEVLRAGHDDYVVNEQALAYMRDRALAGPVVARLSEHPDRVFADRAAWNVHLDQLGVSALKVSPDPVTIATEGALWGSVRAHGFLANAVIVSDDAGQFNVGPHGLCWVHGERLVHKLDTFTEAQRAAQQRIRGLIWLFYRNLKAWRRHPSPPRKAVLSARFDRIFSHRSGFAKLDRLLGRQRANKNELLMVLERPDIPLHTNGSENDVRCQVEKRKISGGTRSDAGRDGRDAFLGLLKTCAKNGILFWDYLGARLKVPGCRDIPNLAQIVAALAPRPP